Proteins co-encoded in one Spirosoma endbachense genomic window:
- a CDS encoding 2OG-Fe(II) oxygenase, which yields MTQKTIDWPHFQSDLSQTGFTLLPSLLSSEECRELADLFDAPNLYRKSIVMQNHGYGSGEYKYFSYPLPSVVDTLRHELFSQLAPIANDWNEKLGINLRYPTDLNEWLSTCHAAGQTRPTPLILKYGPGDWNALHQDMYGELYFPFQAVLFLSQPGQDYAGGEFVMLEQRPRMQSKATVLLPEQGQVLLFTTKYRPAQGTRGYYRVAMRHGVSEVRTGTRVNVGLIFHDAA from the coding sequence ATGACTCAAAAAACAATTGACTGGCCCCATTTCCAGTCTGACCTATCCCAAACCGGGTTCACCCTGCTGCCTTCACTCCTCTCATCCGAAGAATGTCGTGAACTGGCAGACTTATTTGATGCGCCAAACCTGTATCGAAAAAGCATCGTCATGCAGAATCACGGCTATGGCAGTGGCGAATACAAATATTTCAGCTACCCCCTACCATCAGTTGTCGATACGCTTCGGCATGAGTTGTTCTCTCAGTTAGCACCCATTGCCAATGACTGGAATGAAAAGTTGGGGATTAACCTGCGCTACCCAACCGATCTTAACGAATGGCTTTCTACCTGCCACGCAGCCGGACAAACCCGCCCAACGCCACTGATTCTGAAATACGGCCCTGGCGACTGGAATGCGCTTCACCAGGATATGTATGGTGAGCTTTATTTCCCGTTTCAGGCTGTCCTTTTTCTGAGCCAGCCGGGCCAGGATTATGCGGGTGGAGAGTTCGTTATGCTCGAACAGCGCCCAAGGATGCAGTCAAAAGCAACGGTATTGCTGCCAGAACAAGGGCAGGTTCTATTGTTCACGACTAAATACAGACCCGCCCAGGGCACTCGTGGCTATTACCGCGTAGCCATGCGGCACGGAGTTAGTGAAGTGCGAACCGGAACACGCGTTAATGTGGGGCTTATTTTTCACGATGCCGCATGA
- a CDS encoding Crp/Fnr family transcriptional regulator, translated as MDILREFLQESGFDAGEQSSIIGQFHRRELSKGNLFAQAGRVCDQLAFVEKGLFQFFADRDGDEITTYTAGTADFVVSLGSFLKQQPSRESIRALTDSVLWSISRQSFNQLRQTIPSFELFYMGLLEDQINCIEESRYNLLTLSAEERYQKLMTDEPHLLQEVPLQYLASILGVTPRHLSRIRGQIR; from the coding sequence ATGGATATACTCCGGGAGTTTCTTCAGGAAAGTGGATTCGATGCCGGGGAGCAATCTTCAATTATTGGTCAGTTTCATCGTCGGGAATTAAGTAAAGGTAATCTTTTTGCCCAGGCCGGACGCGTTTGTGATCAGCTGGCGTTTGTCGAGAAGGGATTGTTCCAGTTTTTTGCGGATCGCGACGGCGACGAAATTACAACGTACACGGCGGGTACTGCCGATTTTGTTGTATCGCTGGGTAGCTTTCTGAAGCAGCAGCCTTCCCGCGAATCCATCCGAGCCCTGACCGATAGTGTGCTATGGAGCATTAGCCGACAATCGTTCAATCAATTACGGCAGACTATTCCCTCGTTTGAGCTGTTCTATATGGGCTTGCTCGAAGATCAGATCAACTGCATCGAGGAGAGTCGCTATAATCTACTGACACTCTCTGCCGAAGAGCGCTATCAGAAACTAATGACCGATGAACCACATCTGTTGCAGGAAGTGCCACTTCAATACCTCGCTTCCATTCTTGGTGTTACTCCCCGTCACCTGAGCCGTATCCGTGGTCAGATTCGATAG
- a CDS encoding type B 50S ribosomal protein L31, translating into MKKGIHPEYREVVFHDLSSDYKFLTRSTVQTKDTIEFEGKTYPLVKIEVSSQSHPFYTGKNVLLDTAGRVDKFRKRYGTK; encoded by the coding sequence ATGAAAAAGGGCATTCACCCGGAATACCGCGAAGTGGTATTCCACGACCTGTCGAGCGATTACAAATTCCTGACACGTTCGACGGTTCAAACAAAAGACACTATCGAGTTTGAAGGGAAAACCTATCCGCTCGTTAAAATTGAAGTTAGCTCGCAGTCGCACCCATTCTATACAGGTAAGAACGTGCTGCTCGATACAGCTGGTCGTGTGGACAAGTTCCGCAAGCGCTACGGCACGAAGTAA
- a CDS encoding Ada metal-binding domain-containing protein, translated as MIRHTDLGSSSFAQRRKLLDLLQQCLITLGGNRPGKIYGRLDCRAGKRMKPENRVFFWNEAEALELGYRPCAVCLPGAYKAWKSKT; from the coding sequence ATGATTCGACATACAGATTTAGGATCATCTTCATTTGCCCAGCGTCGAAAACTGTTAGACTTACTCCAGCAGTGCCTCATTACGCTGGGCGGCAACCGTCCCGGTAAGATCTACGGTCGGCTCGACTGCCGGGCCGGGAAACGCATGAAGCCCGAAAACCGAGTGTTTTTCTGGAATGAAGCAGAAGCACTTGAACTGGGGTATCGACCGTGTGCTGTGTGTTTACCAGGGGCGTATAAAGCCTGGAAATCCAAAACTTGA
- a CDS encoding LutC/YkgG family protein codes for MSSRENILAAVLKNQPPASPLPDIGFLKGNAGDVVAQYSGVFTSIGGNVFLVKNLAAVDALIRENFDATKRIITTLPELGNSFELLSATVDPHTFDDVEVAVIEAELAVAENGAVWLPEQRMGQRIVPYICQHLVVVVAAETIVPTLHEAYGQIGLGQYGFGAFIGGPSKTADIEQALVMGAHGPITMTVFILDQVN; via the coding sequence ATGAGCAGCAGAGAAAATATTCTGGCCGCTGTTTTGAAAAACCAGCCTCCCGCCAGTCCGTTGCCCGATATTGGTTTTTTGAAAGGCAACGCAGGCGATGTGGTGGCTCAGTATAGTGGTGTTTTTACCAGTATTGGCGGGAATGTATTTTTGGTAAAAAACCTGGCAGCCGTTGATGCCCTGATCAGAGAAAACTTCGATGCCACAAAGCGTATTATAACCACCCTGCCAGAACTGGGTAATTCGTTTGAACTGCTTTCTGCCACTGTTGATCCGCATACGTTTGATGATGTCGAGGTAGCGGTGATCGAGGCCGAGTTGGCAGTTGCTGAAAACGGTGCGGTCTGGCTTCCGGAGCAACGGATGGGGCAACGGATTGTCCCCTACATCTGCCAGCATCTAGTGGTGGTTGTGGCGGCCGAAACTATCGTTCCTACGCTGCATGAAGCCTATGGTCAAATTGGGTTGGGGCAATACGGTTTTGGGGCTTTTATTGGAGGGCCCTCCAAAACGGCCGATATTGAGCAGGCGCTGGTGATGGGAGCACACGGGCCTATCACGATGACAGTATTTATTTTGGATCAGGTCAACTAG
- a CDS encoding bifunctional transcriptional activator/DNA repair enzyme AdaA: MTTNSTHTYQQIARAIEHLTAHFREQPSLSELAEKVNMSEFHFQRLFTEWAGVSPKKFSQYLTLEHAKTRLRKGDPLADVAYDSGLSGTGRLHDLFVTIEGVTPGQFKQAGSGLDLSYGVFNSPFGDYLLGAINEKIALLHFLNDENDPESILATAWPEASLHHDPTAVQFLADQIFPTTDGMTTEAFPQKSDKPLSVLVRGSAFQLKVWEALLKIPEGKLASYDQIAEAIGQPTASRAVGTAIGSNPVGYLIPCHRVIKKTGLFGGYRWGTERKQAMLGWEAARLDS; encoded by the coding sequence ATGACAACGAACAGCACCCACACGTATCAGCAGATTGCCCGCGCCATCGAACACCTGACGGCCCATTTTCGGGAACAACCGTCCTTAAGCGAACTGGCGGAGAAAGTGAATATGAGCGAATTTCATTTTCAGCGGTTATTTACGGAATGGGCTGGTGTAAGCCCCAAGAAATTTAGCCAATACCTAACCCTCGAACATGCCAAAACCCGGCTTCGCAAGGGTGATCCTCTGGCAGATGTCGCTTATGATTCCGGCCTTTCCGGTACGGGTCGATTGCACGATCTATTCGTAACCATCGAAGGCGTTACACCGGGGCAATTCAAACAGGCTGGCTCTGGCCTAGATCTGTCATACGGCGTATTCAATAGCCCATTTGGCGACTATCTTTTAGGGGCCATCAATGAAAAAATCGCTCTTTTGCATTTCCTGAACGATGAAAACGATCCCGAAAGCATTCTGGCAACAGCATGGCCCGAAGCATCGCTCCATCACGACCCAACAGCTGTTCAGTTTCTGGCTGACCAGATTTTCCCAACAACTGATGGTATGACCACGGAAGCTTTCCCCCAGAAATCAGACAAACCGCTGTCTGTTCTAGTACGCGGGTCTGCCTTTCAGCTAAAAGTATGGGAAGCCTTGCTTAAAATCCCGGAAGGCAAACTGGCGAGTTACGACCAGATTGCCGAAGCCATCGGTCAACCCACAGCTTCGCGGGCAGTCGGCACAGCCATCGGTAGTAATCCGGTCGGTTACCTGATACCATGCCACCGGGTCATCAAAAAAACCGGGCTGTTTGGCGGGTATCGCTGGGGAACGGAACGCAAACAGGCCATGCTTGGCTGGGAAGCTGCGCGGCTTGACAGTTAA
- a CDS encoding DUF4386 domain-containing protein yields MKTSTMPANRLIGNLLILGVMLVMIPYTTLTIVFDYPDILRQEPGVILTRFHTGGASLIGVWWLFAIGGFPLLRAYVLIGQKFEKQVYALRWATTLGVISALVQLIGLLRWPFVVPVLATQYVTTTDLATRHAIVVAFKAIHQYGGVVLGEHLGQLLTIAYTLLLSRAFAQIDLFPKWIIYLGYVASGIYLLAQGDLFATVIPGFPTWGLAGLLGSSLWLIWLLVVGVWFRRLADVANEWGE; encoded by the coding sequence ATGAAAACATCCACAATGCCTGCTAATCGACTCATTGGAAACCTGCTCATTCTCGGCGTTATGCTGGTGATGATTCCTTACACGACGCTAACGATTGTGTTCGATTATCCGGATATTCTTCGCCAGGAACCCGGTGTTATTCTGACTCGCTTCCATACCGGGGGGGCCTCCCTGATTGGTGTTTGGTGGCTATTCGCTATCGGCGGATTTCCGTTGCTGCGAGCCTATGTGCTCATTGGGCAGAAATTTGAGAAGCAGGTATATGCCCTGCGATGGGCTACAACTCTGGGCGTAATTTCGGCTCTTGTTCAGCTTATAGGACTTCTTCGATGGCCGTTTGTTGTGCCCGTTTTAGCAACTCAGTACGTTACGACCACCGATCTGGCTACCCGGCACGCAATCGTTGTTGCCTTCAAGGCTATTCACCAGTATGGCGGTGTGGTTCTGGGCGAACATCTGGGACAATTACTGACCATTGCTTACACACTATTGCTCTCCAGAGCTTTTGCGCAGATAGACTTGTTTCCCAAATGGATAATCTATTTAGGTTATGTTGCTTCAGGCATTTATTTGCTGGCTCAGGGGGATTTATTCGCTACCGTAATTCCGGGCTTTCCAACCTGGGGGCTGGCTGGTTTACTGGGTAGCAGCCTGTGGTTAATCTGGCTGCTGGTTGTTGGTGTCTGGTTTCGGCGGTTAGCCGATGTCGCCAATGAATGGGGTGAGTAG
- a CDS encoding lactate utilization protein B — protein sequence MEKGMKDHAALAEAFINDEERVDWHDGALWWIRQKRDIASKQIPEWEDLRETASRIKNNVLSNLHDYLLQFEANATLNGIKVHWAADAEEHNAIVYSILKDKDIKQMVKSKSMLTEECHLNEYLIERGVDVINSDLGEYIQQLDNEPPSHIVLPCIHKRKEEIGEIFHEHLGTEKGVSDPTTLTRFARRHLRDVFITRRAALTGVNFAVAETGEYVVCTNEGNADMGAHLSEVQIASMGIEKIIPKKAHLGVFLRLLARSATGQPITIYSSHFKKPREGQEMHLILVDLGRSRQLGRVDFRDSLKCIKCGACMNTCPVYRKSGGLSYHNTIAGPIGAILAPNLDMKKHADLPFASTLCGSCSNVCPVKINIHDQLYQWRQVIVREGYAANTKVLGMKAMAWTLSSPTSYSTLGKAGRWVLNNIPFAVNNKFNPWYKQRDMPDGPKESFDAWYAKNNSQDSEKD from the coding sequence ATGGAAAAAGGAATGAAAGATCATGCTGCTTTGGCCGAGGCTTTTATCAACGACGAAGAGCGCGTCGACTGGCACGACGGAGCTCTCTGGTGGATCAGACAGAAACGGGATATTGCCTCCAAACAAATTCCGGAGTGGGAGGATTTACGCGAAACCGCATCCCGAATAAAGAATAATGTACTCTCTAATCTGCATGACTACCTGTTGCAGTTTGAAGCCAATGCAACCTTGAATGGGATAAAAGTACATTGGGCCGCCGATGCCGAAGAACACAACGCCATTGTGTATTCCATCCTGAAAGACAAAGACATTAAACAGATGGTAAAGAGCAAGTCCATGCTCACCGAAGAATGCCATCTGAATGAATACCTGATTGAACGCGGTGTCGATGTCATTAACTCCGATCTGGGCGAATATATTCAGCAGCTTGATAATGAGCCACCGAGCCACATTGTGCTGCCCTGTATTCACAAACGAAAAGAGGAAATCGGAGAGATTTTTCATGAACACCTGGGTACCGAGAAAGGCGTGTCGGACCCGACTACGCTGACGCGATTTGCCCGCCGACACCTGCGCGATGTTTTTATTACCCGACGAGCAGCCCTGACTGGGGTTAATTTTGCCGTGGCCGAAACCGGCGAGTATGTAGTCTGCACCAACGAAGGAAACGCCGATATGGGTGCTCATTTATCAGAAGTGCAGATTGCCTCTATGGGGATCGAAAAAATCATTCCTAAAAAGGCCCATCTCGGCGTATTTTTACGGTTACTCGCCAGAAGTGCTACCGGGCAACCCATCACCATTTATTCGAGCCATTTTAAAAAACCACGTGAAGGCCAGGAAATGCACCTGATTCTGGTCGATTTGGGAAGAAGCCGTCAGTTGGGCCGGGTCGATTTTCGGGATTCATTGAAGTGTATCAAATGCGGAGCCTGTATGAATACGTGCCCCGTTTACCGGAAAAGTGGAGGGCTTAGTTACCACAATACGATTGCCGGTCCTATCGGTGCTATTCTGGCTCCTAATCTGGACATGAAAAAGCACGCCGATCTGCCCTTTGCGTCGACGCTCTGCGGTTCCTGCTCGAATGTCTGCCCCGTAAAGATTAACATTCACGATCAGTTGTATCAATGGCGTCAGGTTATTGTTCGGGAGGGTTATGCCGCCAATACGAAAGTGCTGGGTATGAAAGCGATGGCCTGGACGTTATCGTCGCCGACATCGTATTCCACGTTGGGTAAAGCCGGACGATGGGTTTTAAATAACATTCCGTTCGCGGTAAACAACAAGTTCAATCCCTGGTACAAACAACGTGACATGCCAGATGGACCGAAGGAGTCGTTTGATGCGTGGTATGCTAAAAACAACAGCCAGGATAGCGAAAAGGATTAA
- a CDS encoding helix-turn-helix domain-containing protein — MILTFGQYNILTATRHCVNRTQLSEHTNFDRTLVSYLITGLVRSGLLNICNEGNEEQTFYELTDAGMDCIDEYERENPDLVINRLTI, encoded by the coding sequence ATGATACTTACGTTTGGCCAATACAACATTCTTACAGCTACACGTCACTGCGTGAACCGAACTCAATTATCTGAGCACACCAATTTTGATCGTACGCTGGTTAGCTACCTTATCACAGGGTTGGTTCGCAGTGGATTGCTAAACATCTGTAATGAAGGCAATGAAGAGCAGACGTTTTATGAACTAACCGACGCTGGAATGGACTGCATTGACGAATACGAACGGGAAAACCCCGATCTGGTTATCAATCGACTCACCATATAG
- a CDS encoding (Fe-S)-binding protein, translating into MTVGLFIPCYVNQFYPQAAIATLQLLRKVGVEVVYPSKQTCCGQPMANSGFEHLTQECNDLFLENFSKFDYIVAPSASCVLHVKQHLHSATDPAEADRVRSNVYELVEFLTDVLKVENLRARFPHKVGIHQSCHGLRGLYLAQMSELNALPFSKPVHLLNMVEGLELVTLDRPDECCGFGGTFCVAEEAVSVKMGKDRVTDHTKNGAEYITSVDLSCLMHLEGILHRNKSAIKAVHIAEILNSTL; encoded by the coding sequence ATGACTGTCGGACTTTTCATTCCCTGTTATGTAAACCAGTTTTACCCCCAGGCAGCCATAGCAACGCTTCAGTTGTTGCGGAAAGTAGGGGTTGAAGTAGTCTACCCATCTAAACAAACCTGTTGTGGACAGCCGATGGCCAATTCAGGGTTTGAGCACCTGACGCAGGAATGCAATGATCTTTTTCTGGAAAATTTTTCCAAATTCGATTACATCGTAGCCCCTTCGGCTAGTTGCGTATTACACGTTAAGCAACACCTGCATTCGGCAACTGATCCGGCGGAGGCAGACCGTGTTCGGTCAAACGTATACGAACTGGTCGAGTTTTTAACCGATGTCTTGAAAGTAGAAAACTTGCGGGCCCGATTCCCTCACAAAGTAGGAATTCACCAGAGTTGTCATGGATTGCGTGGTCTTTATCTGGCCCAGATGAGCGAGCTCAATGCCCTGCCCTTTTCCAAGCCTGTCCACTTGCTGAATATGGTAGAAGGTCTGGAACTGGTTACGCTGGATCGCCCGGATGAATGCTGCGGTTTTGGTGGGACGTTTTGCGTGGCCGAAGAAGCCGTATCGGTAAAAATGGGAAAAGACCGGGTAACCGATCATACAAAAAATGGGGCCGAGTACATTACGTCCGTCGATCTTTCCTGCCTGATGCATCTGGAAGGGATTCTGCACCGGAATAAGAGCGCCATTAAAGCTGTACACATTGCAGAAATATTAAACTCGACCTTGTGA